One window from the genome of Cryptomeria japonica chromosome 6, Sugi_1.0, whole genome shotgun sequence encodes:
- the LOC131062941 gene encoding fasciclin-like arabinogalactan protein 16 — protein sequence MAAAIHCLLLSLVVVISGLKCSQADDLNSALNSSSVLEGLLESPYTDFVELIEKASLLQKLEQLVSRRNVTILAPPNSCFEGPAQASFRRFLLEPGNIMLLQRLLLFHVLPRRLTAATWPLSMANFKTLSSDFLQLWTLGNSLKVGLITVTAPDAIVRFDGVVHGVDGFLLPKIVQQAFAQWKKKRLYKESYSFAKAPGSIDRRRMSALGSAPLIPKAAPLAVAAAAPSPSYSSSSGSAENYIINGLLGSLFEYKDYSEMADLLVNMTSLASELARLVKEGYRLTILAPCNEAFAELTEEQLKAPEQTLLYHILAEYQTETSFYHSARRFGQIYYETLRVPMKLSARESDGVVEFGEGKNKARLYDNDIYADGFISVQGIDKLLVPRPGNNRE from the coding sequence ATGGCGGCAGCCATACATTGTTTGTTGCTATCACTTGTTGTTGTGATAAGTGGACTGAAATGTTCGCAGGCGGATGATTTAAACTCTGCGCTGAACTCCAGCTCTGTTCTGGAAGGGCTTCTGGAGTCGCCTTACACAGATTTTGTAGAGCTGATTGAAAAAGCCTCGCTTTTACAGAAATTGGAGCAGCTGGTGAGCCGCCGTAACGTCACCATTTTAGCGCCCCCAAATTCGTGCTTCGAAGGCCCCGCTCAGGCAAGCTTTCGGAGATTTCTGCTCGAGCCGGGAAACATTATGCTTCTGCAGAGGTTGCTCCTGTTCCACGTGTTGCCACGCAGGCTCACGGCCGCCACGTGGCCGCTCTCCATGGCCAATTTTAAAACCCTTTCTTCAGATTTTCTCCAGCTATGGACGCTCGGCAACAGCCTGAAGGTAGGGTTAATTACAGTCACAGCACCGGACGCCATTGTTCGATTTGATGGAGTTGTTCATGGCGTCGACGGCTTTCTGCTTCCAAAGATTGTGCAGCAGGCTTTTGCACAGTGGAAGAAGAAGCGTCTGTATAAAGAATCCTATTCTTTTGCTAAAGCCCCTGGTTCTATTGACAGGCGCCGAATGAGTGCTCTTGGATCTGCTCCGCTTATTCCTAAAGCGGCTCCTTTAGCGGTTGCTGCTGCTGCTCCGAGTCCCTCTTATTCTTCTTCCTCTGGCTCTGCAGAAAATTATATTATTAATGGACTGCTAGGGTCTCTGTTTGAGTACAAAGATTACAGTGAAATGGCAGACCTGCTGGTGAATATGACATCTCTGGCCTCTGAACTGGCCAGGCTTGTGAAGGAAGGGTACCGCCTGACGATTTTGGCGCCCTGTAATGAAGCCTTTGCAGAGCTTACAGAGGAGCAGCTAAAAGCTCCTGAACAGACTCTGCTTTATCATATTCTTGCAGAGTACCAAACAGAGACCAGTTTTTATCATTCTGCGCGGAGATTTGGCCAGATTTATTATGAGACTCTCAGAGTTCCGATGAAGTTGAGCGCGCGTGAATCCGATGGAGTTGTCGAATTTGGGGAAGGAAAGAATAAAGCTCGCTTGTATGATAATGATATTTATGCCGACGGTTTCATTTCTGTACAGGGGATTGACAAATTGCTTGTGCCTCGGCCCGGAAACAACAGAGAATGA